In Aliamphritea ceti, a single window of DNA contains:
- the nusB gene encoding transcription antitermination factor NusB yields MTDNPTPKKSKKPSLTEKRRAARSFALQALYQWHISGNSVTDIELQFRIDNDMSGADIPLFSELLHGVPAHASDLDASFEPFLDRALTDLDPIELAVLRIGSFELAHRIVVPYKVVINESVELAKIFGATESHRYVNGVLDKLAARVRMTEINAKRGAKKS; encoded by the coding sequence ATGACCGATAATCCTACGCCAAAGAAGTCTAAGAAGCCGTCGCTGACTGAAAAACGTCGCGCCGCGCGGAGCTTCGCGTTACAGGCGTTGTACCAATGGCATATATCCGGTAATTCAGTTACCGATATCGAACTGCAGTTCCGCATAGATAATGATATGTCTGGTGCAGACATTCCGTTATTCAGTGAGTTGCTGCATGGGGTGCCTGCGCACGCCAGTGATCTGGATGCTTCTTTCGAGCCTTTCCTTGATCGTGCTTTGACGGATCTTGATCCGATTGAGCTGGCAGTATTGCGTATTGGTAGCTTTGAATTAGCGCATCGTATTGTTGTGCCTTATAAAGTCGTTATCAACGAAAGTGTTGAGTTAGCGAAAATTTTTGGTGCTACTGAAAGTCACCGTTATGTTAACGGTGTACTGGATAAATTAGCTGCACGGGTGCGTATGACGGAAATCAACGCAAAACGTGGTGCTAAGAAGTCCTGA
- the thiL gene encoding thiamine-phosphate kinase has product MDEFELIRQYFSDLGQDSSGCVELGVGDDCAIVSPPAGQQLVFSIDTLVEGTHFLPGTPPQQIATRLLGATLSDLAAMGARPGFFTLAITLPESDPAWLAAFAQPLASMAERHGVRLVGGDTTKGPLTLTVQVHGWVEQGKALRRDGAKPGDAVYVTGTLGDSRAGLETLLKKSSVNSDVAYLQQRFYAPEPRLTTAQLLVGLASAAIDVSDGLLADLEHILKASNVGACIELDELPLSPALRRFAGEQQAIDWACSGGEDFEICFTLPASHEEAVLDSLVHHDVPVWRVGEVRQSHGLFVKDATGERPVTARGFNHFSEISE; this is encoded by the coding sequence TTGGACGAGTTTGAACTGATACGCCAGTATTTTTCTGATCTCGGCCAGGACAGCTCTGGCTGTGTCGAGCTGGGTGTTGGAGACGATTGCGCAATTGTCTCTCCGCCGGCGGGACAGCAGCTGGTCTTTTCGATTGATACGCTGGTGGAAGGTACGCACTTTCTGCCAGGTACGCCGCCTCAGCAGATCGCAACGCGTTTATTAGGTGCTACTTTAAGCGATCTCGCAGCGATGGGCGCCCGCCCCGGCTTTTTTACGTTAGCAATTACTCTACCTGAATCTGATCCGGCCTGGTTGGCTGCCTTTGCTCAGCCGCTTGCGAGTATGGCAGAGCGCCATGGCGTTCGGTTGGTAGGTGGTGATACAACCAAAGGGCCGTTAACGCTGACTGTTCAGGTACATGGCTGGGTTGAACAGGGTAAAGCACTGCGGCGGGATGGCGCAAAACCTGGTGATGCGGTGTACGTTACAGGCACTTTGGGAGACTCCCGCGCAGGACTGGAGACCTTGCTAAAGAAGAGTTCTGTAAACTCTGATGTGGCTTATCTACAGCAGCGTTTTTATGCCCCTGAACCGCGCTTAACTACTGCGCAATTACTGGTAGGGCTGGCATCAGCAGCGATTGACGTTTCGGATGGTTTGCTTGCTGATTTAGAGCATATTCTCAAGGCCAGTAATGTGGGGGCCTGCATAGAGTTAGATGAATTGCCATTGTCGCCCGCTTTACGCCGGTTTGCCGGTGAGCAGCAGGCGATTGACTGGGCCTGCTCCGGTGGGGAAGATTTCGAAATTTGCTTTACGCTCCCAGCGTCACATGAAGAAGCTGTTCTGGATAGTCTGGTACATCATGATGTGCCTGTCTGGCGCGTCGGTGAAGTGCGTCAGTCGCATGGTCTGTTTGTTAAAGATGCGACCGGTGAGCGGCCGGTTACTGCCCGTGGATTTAATCATTTCTCTGAGATATCTGAATAA
- the ribBA gene encoding bifunctional 3,4-dihydroxy-2-butanone-4-phosphate synthase/GTP cyclohydrolase II — protein MNLNTPEELIEDIRQGKMVILMDDEDRENEGDLVIAAEMVRPEDINFMATHARGLICLTLTRKHCEQLKLPLMVQSNGAQFSTNFTMSIEASEGVTTGISAADRAHTVRTAVRHNVKAEDIVQPGHIFPLMAQPGGVLSRAGHTEAGCDLARLAGCTPAAAIVEIMNDDGTMARRPDLEIFAEKHDLKIGTIADLIHYRATNEHTVVRESESVVPTEFGDFTCVTFQDEIQNCTHLALTLGDITTDEPTAVRVHSRTEVLRDVVGANQGEELKWTMRRALQKVAEEGKGVVLLLDTSERIDLGDALNQLLNKDKKIRPANVSASGSYLTVGTGSQILRDLGVGKMRLLSSPMKFNAISGFDLEIVEYITCEE, from the coding sequence ATGAATCTGAACACACCTGAAGAACTGATTGAAGATATCCGTCAGGGTAAAATGGTTATCCTGATGGATGATGAAGACCGTGAGAATGAAGGCGATCTGGTTATTGCTGCAGAAATGGTACGGCCTGAAGATATTAACTTCATGGCAACACATGCACGTGGTCTGATTTGTCTGACGCTTACCCGTAAGCACTGTGAACAGTTAAAGCTGCCATTAATGGTGCAAAGCAACGGTGCACAGTTCTCAACTAACTTCACAATGTCTATTGAAGCATCTGAAGGTGTGACAACAGGTATTTCTGCAGCGGACCGTGCACATACAGTACGTACTGCCGTGCGCCACAATGTGAAAGCTGAAGATATTGTACAGCCAGGTCATATTTTCCCGCTGATGGCTCAGCCTGGTGGTGTTCTGAGCCGTGCAGGTCATACAGAAGCAGGTTGCGATCTTGCCCGTCTGGCTGGCTGCACGCCGGCTGCGGCAATTGTTGAAATTATGAATGATGACGGCACCATGGCGCGCCGTCCGGATCTTGAAATTTTTGCTGAGAAGCATGATCTTAAGATTGGCACTATTGCTGATCTGATCCATTACCGGGCAACCAACGAACATACAGTTGTACGGGAAAGTGAAAGTGTTGTGCCGACAGAGTTTGGTGACTTTACCTGCGTAACGTTTCAGGATGAAATCCAGAACTGTACGCACCTCGCCCTGACACTGGGTGATATTACTACTGATGAGCCAACAGCTGTTCGGGTTCACAGCCGTACAGAAGTACTGCGTGATGTTGTTGGCGCCAATCAGGGGGAAGAGCTGAAATGGACTATGCGCCGCGCTCTTCAGAAAGTAGCAGAAGAAGGCAAAGGTGTTGTTCTGCTGCTGGATACCAGCGAGCGAATTGATCTGGGCGACGCCCTGAATCAGTTGCTGAATAAGGATAAGAAAATCCGGCCGGCGAATGTCAGTGCGTCCGGATCTTATCTGACAGTGGGTACAGGTTCGCAGATTCTGCGTGATCTGGGAGTAGGCAAAATGCGCCTGCTGAGCTCACCAATGAAATTTAATGCGATTTCCGGTTTTGATCTGGAAATTGTTGAATACATTACATGTGAAGAATAA
- the ribH gene encoding 6,7-dimethyl-8-ribityllumazine synthase, with translation MSVQYVEGDFLTGGGNYSIVVGRFNSFVVESLLEGAIDTLKRHGVEAGNIRVIRVPGAFEIPLAVQKVAAQKKDDAIIALGAVIRGGTPHFEYVSGESSKGVSQVSLDYSVPVANGILTVNSIEQAIERSGTKAGNKGAEAALSALEMVSLLRQLEG, from the coding sequence ATGTCAGTACAGTATGTGGAAGGTGATTTCCTGACCGGTGGTGGTAACTACAGCATCGTAGTTGGCCGTTTTAACAGTTTCGTAGTTGAAAGTCTGTTAGAAGGTGCGATTGATACACTGAAACGCCACGGTGTTGAAGCGGGTAATATTCGTGTTATCCGGGTGCCGGGTGCGTTTGAAATTCCTCTGGCAGTACAGAAAGTTGCTGCACAGAAGAAAGACGATGCAATCATTGCATTGGGTGCGGTTATTCGTGGTGGCACACCGCATTTTGAATACGTATCAGGTGAAAGCTCTAAGGGCGTTTCACAGGTATCTCTGGATTACAGCGTACCAGTTGCTAACGGTATTCTGACGGTAAACTCTATCGAGCAGGCTATTGAGCGTTCTGGCACTAAAGCAGGTAACAAAGGTGCTGAAGCAGCGCTGTCTGCATTGGAAATGGTTAGCTTACTGCGCCAGCTTGAAGGGTAA
- a CDS encoding phosphatidylglycerophosphatase A family protein, with amino-acid sequence MKQTTPASVWRNPVHFLAFGLGSGAAPKAPGTFGTLAAVPLYLLLEPLSATIYALVLLVTFLIGIYLCGKTSADMGVHDHGGIVWDEFVGYWITMFLAPAGWLWIVLGFIFFRFFDIVKPWPIGWADKHVSGGLGIMLDDVLAGIMAFVCLQASYYGWLVFG; translated from the coding sequence ATGAAGCAGACGACACCTGCGTCAGTATGGCGTAATCCCGTACATTTTTTAGCATTTGGGCTAGGCAGTGGAGCCGCGCCGAAGGCGCCGGGTACATTTGGAACGCTGGCGGCTGTACCGCTTTATTTATTGCTGGAGCCGCTTTCTGCAACTATTTATGCGCTGGTGTTGCTGGTTACTTTCCTGATCGGAATCTATCTGTGTGGTAAAACCTCTGCTGACATGGGAGTGCATGATCACGGCGGTATAGTCTGGGATGAATTTGTAGGCTACTGGATTACTATGTTTCTGGCACCGGCAGGTTGGCTGTGGATTGTCTTAGGTTTCATTTTTTTCCGTTTCTTCGACATTGTTAAGCCCTGGCCAATAGGCTGGGCGGATAAACATGTCAGTGGTGGTTTGGGCATTATGCTGGATGATGTGCTGGCGGGTATCATGGCATTTGTATGTCTGCAGGCGAGTTATTACGGTTGGTTAGTATTCGGCTAG